The Dysidea avara chromosome 11, odDysAvar1.4, whole genome shotgun sequence genome includes the window atccccctaccattgtgggatgttcattgtggtatcccattgctagatccaccatgaaaccggaggcacgattgttatcttcacagaaatatcgattttagtatttcgtgagatgcaaaaattattttttaaatttcgtgctccacacaaagaacaggatagaacttgctgcttagctagatattatctagagttaatgtagttaaaaagtacgcacagtaataagcaaatgattcactgggttcccggcacagggttgctttctctcaaaaagcagaaaacgaaacacaaattttcgaattcaaactgccctaccagccaagacaagaaaagccaactcttcctcatagtgatgtgataaggttggatgcatagtctgtctatgctgttagtctggaaaggatctgagacttctcaccatctgggtgaagaacggcaaatttttcgtgcgtcatttcaagggattctctcaatggtaccaaagtgctttccagtacttctgatgccacactggttacttaattttgtttagaatgatgataaatgatggatcaaaacgtttggtagcagtagtagttggtgtttctgtgatttcatatgatgtagTATACCagcggtggggtctattctacggaacggaacggaacggaacggaacggaacggaacggaatgatggactaaactgcggaacggaatgctttctcagattgaagcttgcagcttaccattgctgtacaagttatcagtgccACTTCCAGctggtaatcaaacgtaccccaagaaagataaaacgaatttaaggatcgattgtgggttcttgttggttgtcattagtaacgaagtactaattgtgggaatagctgactcagtgtgttcatgtatgtgagttatttttacttacttgactttagaatgtacagtctgagatccagcctttctaatcggcataaatcagtatgtgtatagctacactacaaaggaaacaagtatggtgacaagctgaatcaactcagtctaagcagaatctaaaggaattttgtgcagtgtgtgaggagcaaacattcagatacctcaaggaggctatattgtgtgaacatcaatgattcattaacagagtagtggactattgtcagatatctcagcctgagtacagagttgaattctggatggggtctattttacagaatggaatgctttctgaatcaacttgcagcttggctagctgctatcattgctgaaattgcattttatcagtggaacctccaggaaaatggaataggataattatataaaacattaattaagtgattgtttaggtgatcatgactttattcagtctaataaacagactatatggttgattgagtgaggtatcactttcagaatgttcagacgaccagtgatgagatgcatggattcatcgaaattttgttgtggttggagacattaaatatccaaaagcaaactgactgtataatattaattcactttctttatattttctcaattttgagcctgtatacaaataattgaattttccttgtcaatagaaatcctagaataagatgggagagaaacttatctttgtttacctatactgtacaaccaagagttcgtaatactgatttgtatgggggagagtgtctaactctcagtatggcctgtacaaacacccagCGTAAAgctcacctttcatcaaatcaccacctttactgggggatagaaaactgttgattagtgttgctgcagaaggtaaagcctttgttctgaaataaggccgaggtgttactttaagcagggtgtttggtgaatgcgttcaagttagacactctccaccttattatgaactcttggtacaacttcaaaggaaaatgaagaaaacatacagatgaatcaataaaatcactacagtaaggtgaattacagactagtgagatcttggttaattaatgacagtggttggagattaagtgtggtagcttcttgttcttgaatatgttgcaaagtggaagtacaaatcaaaatgggatatcaatttcattatgaaaaatttgcatacataaataatctagcattactatttcatttgtccttcacttaaacatgctacaacagtactagtgtcagtacattggcagtgagtctaccttgaaatctcaactctagagtagatccaacaaaggacagcccgcactgtaacaaatacatgtgatcccattgcaatttcatggaccagctggactgggaatcacttgaaaatagacgaacaaatttaacctgttttgtttgaagtgaagcatgtgaaatgttacacttaagaaatcctaggattcttaggtggtatgtaattaatgtgagtgttccatttcaggtctgactagatacattgaaattacacacacatcctggtccaaatcacgtttgcctggtggctacgggaatggtttcacatgcggcttataatagagatttggctgatcttggagttttggcatttagcctgattcaaggctagcagtcagacacatccttgaattctgcaacagataaaatcagctcactattgaatatgGCATTAGTCcattgcaccagctgttaatatataaataactccatgcatacacttcagtgatgtttgcagaatataccctccttgcggtctgctaaatatttgctcctcacacactgcacaaaattcttcaagttttaattcagctggctctttcctgttaccagtatcttcctgcttgctttatttatacactgacttatgacttgaaagaccggcccagactgttttctaaagtctaaataagaaaaacagctcacataaagttcccttccgtatggatgaacatcactgatacagctcatcccacaataatacttcgttactaatgacaaccaacaaaaacccacaatcgatccctTAATTCTTttaatcttatgtttaatcacccactggagatgtcactgctaacttataagggaagtttcagcaatggtaagttgcaagcttcaatttgagaaagcatttcgttccgtggtttagtccatcattccgttccgttccgttccgttccgttccgttccgtagaatagtccccacctataccagcagctcaccaggagctccacccagctcgaatcaaaaatgaaagattttgtgattttttcggtttgtttttggatgttttccagcataatggtgatgtagggtgatctagtgaagattttaagctgctgtggagcgtgagaggtgaagtaaaatttggacgattttgctgcctccctcgttgcatagcttagagcgaggcgtggaagaaataataattgacaaccgctgctaccaaacgtccagggacatcttttgccatagttttagtttataattgatggttgttgtggctgcagaagtgctggaaatggctagaaagtgcgacacaattctttgatgctgcagaaaattttgacgcttgtgacccagatggtgagaagtctcagatcttttccaaactaacagcatagacagactatacgcccaaccgtatcgaaacactatgaggaagagttggcttctcttgccctgggtggtagggcagtttgaattcgaaacttcgtatctctttgtctgttttttcaaagaaagcaaccttgtgccgggcacccagcaaatcatttacttatttctgtgcgtacttttcaactacaacaactctggatacgatatggctaagtagcaagtttcatccggtcctttgtgtggagcacgaaatttaaaaaataaattttgcattttgCGAGATACTGAagacaatatttctgtgaagacaacaatcgtgcctccggtttcatggtggatactacaatgaacatcccacaatggtaggggaattgatttgtagaagttgatttttcggattgcggaccctaccattgGGAAATCCCACCggcagtatagctacatgtctccatcagctgtgctgtctgctcagtaaccggcaataataataataataatacacccCAACAGAAGGCCATCATAGGAAACTACGCACTGATAAACGGCCCCAGTGCTGCAGTTTGCCAATATGTTCCCTCAAGGGACGGTTCTCggccctttgatgtttcttctatacattaatgatataacagaacatgtaaattcgccactacggttatttgctgatgactgtttactttacagaattatcaccaccaaggaggatgccattcaacttcagcatgatcttgatcaactacacgaatgggcaactaagtggcaattaagattcaatgtaaccaaatgtactattatgcggtttaccagatcattatcaccaatcattttcaactacaagctaaacaatcacaacttgggtacatcaaaccaacactcctaccttggtgttatattggataacaaactatcatggtctccacatattagtaatatagctgctaaggccaatagaacattaaacttcttgaaacgcaatctgagttgctgctcgtctaacatcaaagcaacagcctaccttacgatagtacgaccgtcaatggaatacgctgcagtcatctgggacccataccaccataacaatattcaacagctagagaaagtacagcgtagggcagctagatgggtcctaaatgatttcaatcgattcagttcagtcacagctatgttacagcatctttcttggccaagccttcagctgagacgtaaaatatccagattacaagcactttttaaaattatacatcaagattattcactgtcaattcctcctcattttatttcaatgacaagatccaccagactatatcacccacatcgttttattctaccaaattcatctacctattcataccaacagagctttttctccagatcaattaaggattggaacaacttaccatcttccatcattgagagcaacaatattgactctttttcagcggaactacaaacattgtatggaacccaataactgtaatctttgtaactacgtagctaaattcatttttatgattgcttttttttttcctgagcatatcagctgtgctgtctgctcagtaacaataataataataataatcatttcaTCCGTCTCTCATTTCCGATTCCTCATTTCTCCGTTGCTGGCTTTACCATTTTCCGCTTTTCAATAGTCGGCTCAGAATAATCGGCACGTGAGCGTAGATCTGAGGAACCTCTGCCGTTTTTGAAAAAATACAAAATGGCAACTGGAAGTGACTTACAGCATTTAGTTCTAATGGGAGTAAAGGAAGCCAGCGATAGAGAACTAGGTCGTGGAGCTTATGGGAGAGTTTATGAAGTGAGATATTGCGAAATGGTCTGTGCAGCTAAGGAAATTCACTCGATCCTACTTGAAGGACAGGGCGAAGCCGAACTGCGACAAACTACCGAGACGTTTCTCAGAGAATGTCATCAGTGTAGTAAATTACGTCATCCTAACATCGTACAATTCCTAGGTGTTTACTACCCCGCCGAGCTGGGTGGTGCTAGAAGGATTCGATTACCAGTATTGGTGATGGAAATGATGGCAGACAGCTTGACATCACTGGAAGGAAAGTATCAGAATATTCCTGTTCATTTGAAGTTTTCTATCATACATGATGTTTCCCTTGGCCTGTGCTACCTTCACCATCACAATCCTCCCATCGTTCATCGTGATCTGTCCCCCAATAATGTCTTATTAACAACACAGCTTGTGGCCAAAATCAGTGATCTTGGAGTGGCTAAAGTAATTAGGGCTGACAGTAGAAAGAAAATGACTAAGGTTCCAGGAACTATAGACTTCATGCCACCTGAATGTTTTAAGACAGACCCAATTTACAGCACTCCCATGGATGTTTTCTCATTTGCTGGAATAGTCCTCCACACATTCAACCAACAGTGGCCCACCCCATCAGAACAAGTACAGTTTGACCCACAGACCAGGAAGAGAGTGGCATTATCTGAGGTAGAACGACGTCGACAGTACCTGGATAAGTTAAGTGGGGAGGATGAAGTATTGAGGCCACTAGTGGAGAAATGTCTGGACGATGATCCTGATGTGAGACCACCTATAGCCACCATCTGTAAGAAGATCCAATCTAGTAATGTTTGTTCAAATGAGCCTCTAAAAGATTTTATCATGTTGCACCAAAAGAGTAAGCAGGTAAACTGCTATATGGAACAGAAGAAAGCTGAAGTTGTACAGCCACAAGGTACGATAAAGCAAATGGAAAACCAAACAAAGGTAAAAAATCCATAGTTGCCTCACTATATATAGTTCTCGTTTCTATAAAGGAAGTTCCAACTCCAGGGGCTATTGAACATCAAAATGAGTTCGAAGAAAAGCTACTCCCAAAATTGAAAGCAGTAAGTTACTTTATAGCCCTGTAAACTATCAAGACAaccggtagtgtgtcgtgcggccaagaaagctggtgtaCCATACCACGAGTATATTTACAAGAATAAacaaatgcgattttcacacatatgtagcttcGTGCTCCATTCTTGAAgttgaatcatttttatacttgCAAATGCTCtcccccacataccaaatttgagcaaggtTGCCTAACGCAAtcatgaaatataagccttcaaaattaAGTTTAATTTATTCAGTTTTTTTTCCCTTTC containing:
- the LOC136239015 gene encoding uncharacterized protein → MATGSDLQHLVLMGVKEASDRELGRGAYGRVYEVRYCEMVCAAKEIHSILLEGQGEAELRQTTETFLRECHQCSKLRHPNIVQFLGVYYPAELGGARRIRLPVLVMEMMADSLTSLEGKYQNIPVHLKFSIIHDVSLGLCYLHHHNPPIVHRDLSPNNVLLTTQLVAKISDLGVAKVIRADSRKKMTKVPGTIDFMPPECFKTDPIYSTPMDVFSFAGIVLHTFNQQWPTPSEQVQFDPQTRKRVALSEVERRRQYLDKLSGEDEVLRPLVEKCLDDDPDVRPPIATICKKIQSSNVCSNEPLKDFIMLHQKSKQVNCYMEQKKAEVVQPQGTIKQMENQTKEVPTPGAIEHQNEFEEKLLPKLKADAPPLSPALTSGRYHIKWSKLADLPVPMHCSYVTVQDKKVYVTGSGPVDDSLHQVYVYDFNTDQWDQLPVSGQYYGIPQIIGDKLTIIGGRLSATKIRTNKVSTFDKASQTWISYYPDMVSTRSKPGVVTHQEYVIVAGGTKGDGTAQDDIEVLNWPENTEWRKVSIALPVPMYDISCTISDGYLVIVSYHRDSKYHNNVVYKTPVADIAASQSRLVDWIMPNKWWKLSAATHWAALVPNSSPLMVIGGSDNRSTKSTVDISTFDGLSKSWKQISSSLTTARSPATIAAVNNNAIIVIGGCTNRVTVTTAKSSSLTTVELGQAELLQGST